The Mycolicibacterium monacense genome contains the following window.
GCATACCGCCGGAGAGCTGGAACGGCTTCTTGTGCGCGGCATCGGCCAGCCCGACCTCGTCGAGTGCCTGTGCGACCCGGGCCCGGCGCTCGGCAGCGTCGAGCCCCTTCTTCATCAGCGGCAGCTCGACGTTCTTCGCCACCGTGATCCACGGGAACAACGAGCGCGCGTAGTCCTGGAACACCACCGCGAAGTTGGCCGGGGGACCGTCGACGCGTTGCCCGTTGAACGTCACAGACCCGCTCGTCGGCTGGTCCAGTCCGGCGACACACCGCAACAGCGTCGTCTTACCCGCCCCCGACGGGCCGACGATGCTGAACAACTCCCCCTCGGCCACACTGAATGACATGCCGGCGACCGCGGTGAAACCGCCGCCTTTGACGGGGTAGGTCTTCTCGAGGCTTGACACGACGAGCATCGATCACTGCCTTTCACATTGTCCGGGAACGGAACCGATTCGGTGGAACACGGCGCGTTCAGCGCGTGTCGGAACGCCGCGGGTCGCACCACCGCAACAGTCGGCGTTCGGCCAGGGCGTAGAGGAACGTCATGAGGAATCCGAGGATTCCCAGCACCAGGATCCCCGACCACATCGTCAACAGCTGGAACGTCGCTTGTGCCTGGGTGATGACGAATCCCAATCCCGTTCGTGCGCCGACCATCTCGCTCGTCACCATCAGGATGAGGCTGAGCGGGATCGCGATCCGCACGCCGACGAGGACCCGGGGTAGCACGGCCGGCAGGACCACGTACCACTGACGCTGCAGGCCGGTGATGTTGAACGCGCGTACCGAGGCGATCATCGTCGAGTCGAGCCGGCGCGCGCCGTCGGCGGTACTGAGCAGAACCGGCCACACACAGCCCAGCGCGATGAGGAAGATCTTCATCTCGGGGCTCACGCCGAACAGCATCATCGCAAAGGGGATGAGCGCGGTGCTGGGGATCGCTCGGGCGAACTCCAGCGTCGGCGACACCGTCTTTTCGACGATCGGAAGTTGCCCGATCACCAATCCCGCTGCGACACCGACGACTACCGCGATCGCCAGGCCCGCGCTCAGTGTTGTCAGACTGGCACGGATGTTGGCCAGCCCCTCCGGGGTCGACCAGTACTCCGCCGCCTGCTCGAGCACCGCCGAGAGAGGCGGGAAGTAGGCGTTGCCGCTGTTGGCGGAGACCAGGAACCAGGCCGTCAGGGCGCCGACCGCCCCCAGGACGCCGAGTGCGATGCGGCCGCGACCGGTGGACGCCGCCACCATGAAGGTACTCATCGGCTCTCCCCGAGTCCCTGCGCCGAGAGCACCCTGTTCTCCAGCCGGCGCATCAGCGCGTTGAGCACGATCCCGGCCAGACCGCTGACCGCGATGTAGGCGTACATGCGTGCCGGATCACCCGCAGATCGCGACATCGTGATCTCGTAGCCGATGCCCGGCATCTGGATGATGATCTCGGCGGTCACCACGAGGATGAGCGTCGTCGAGGTCGCCAACCGGATGGCCGTGGCCAGGTACGGCAGCATGCTGGGTAGCTGGATCCAGCGGATCCGCTGCCACACCGTGAGGTGGTACGAGCGGGCCGTCTCCAGCGCGACCGGATGAGCCGCCCGCACTCCGGCGATCGCCGGTACCAGAACCTGCCAGAAGGCCGCGAAAACCGCCAGGAACAAGGCGCTTTGGGAGCCGGTGCCGATGGTGAGCACCACCAGCGGGATCAGCGCGACCGACGGCACCGGGCGCAGGAACTCGATCACCGGGCGAAGCAGCGCCTCGAGCGGGACGAGCAGGCCCAACCCTATTCCGGCCACGGTGCCCAGGACCACCGCGATGCACAGGGCGAGCAGCCAGGTGCTCGCCGTGCTCCACAACGCCGGTCCCAGCGCCGGGCCGCCGAGTTCCCCGACGAAGGCCGCCGCGATCTGAGTCGCGGGCGGGAAGTAGCCGGCCGGCAGGATGTCGGTGCGGGTGAGGACCTCCTGCAGGACGATCAAGCCCACCACGAACGCGGCAGTCCACAGGTGCGTGTCGAGCGCGACGGACGGCAGCCGGCGGGGCCGGGGGAGTGACAGCGCGGTGACGGCGGTCATGACTCGAACTCCAGGTACCGGTTGATCTGCAGGTTGCCCTGGCCGGACCGGTACTCCTTACGGGTCCGCTCGTAGTCGAAGTGCAGCCTCGAATAGTCGACCATCTTGTTCGCCACCGGAATGCGTTCCCGCTCGAACATCTGCAACGCCGTGGGCACGTCGCCGTGCACGGTGAGGTGGTGCGTCAGTGTCTGCCCGTCGATCAGCGCCTGATTGGCCCCCTGGGCCATCCCGGGGTACATCGGGTGCGCCGCATCGCCGATCAGTGCCACCCGGCCGTCCACCCACCGCGGGAGGTGCTCACGGTAGTGGCCGATCTCGCGGCCGATGATCGATTCCGGTTCACTGCTCGCGATGATCTGGGGGACAGGGGTGTTGGTCCACGTGTCGTAGACCGCGCGGAACTCGTCGAAGGTCGAGAGCCCGCCGACCGAGCCGTACCAGTAGGCGTGCGTGGCGTCGATCGGGATCCACCCGAAGTGGCCACGGGCGCCGTACACGTCGGCCTGCACCCGTGCCGGGACACCGGCCTGTGCGGTCTCGAACACCCCGCGCCAGCGGACGATCGCCTCGTCGGTGAACGCCGGGGGCGCGCCGAACATCGCGTTGCGGATTCGCGACCCGATACCGTCCGCGCCGAGGAGTACATCGCCCGTGGCGCTGCGGCCGTCCTCGAAGTGGACCGTCACCGTGTCGTCGGTCTGCGTGTAACCCACTGCGGTGGTGTTGAACTGGATCTCCGCGGGGTCGAGCGCGTCGGCGAGCATGGCGTTGAGCCGACGTCGGCGGGCCCCGGTCACCGGCGCACCCAGGAGCTCGTTCCAGTGGCTGACGTCGATATCCGAGGTGAGCTCACCGTCGCTGTCGAGCGCCCACCATCGGTCCATCGCGGCGGCGAACGACCGGAACTGCGCACCCAGTCCGAGCCCGTCGAGGACGCGCACGCCGTTGGGCCAGATGTTGAGCCCGACACCGGCCGTCCGCAACTCCGAATCACTTTCGAAGATCTGGACCTTCCAGCCCTGCTGCTTCAGGTGCAGGGCGGACGACAGTCCCGCGACTCCACCGCCGCAGATCAATGCTGTTGGCACGACTCCACTTCCTTCCGGTTTCCACTGGCGTCTGCCCCGCTCAGTCGTTCGAGCGCCTTGATGAGGGCGCTGTGGTCCAGCCCGCCGTCCCCGGCGGACCGCAGCGCCTGGACGAGTTGGGTGATGATGCCGGTCAGCGGTACCGCGATCCGGGCCTGCTCCGCGGCGGCCAGCGCGATCTTGAGATCCTTGTAGTGCAGGTCGATCCGGAAGCCCGGCGCGAAATCGCGGGCCAGCATCTTCGGCGCCTTGGCCTCGAGCACCTTGCTGGCCGCCAGGCCGCCGCCCAGAACTGCCAGCGCCGCATCGACGTCGACCCCGGTGCGCTGCAGCAGCGTCACCGCCTCACCGACCAGGGCGATATTGCCGGCCACGAGCATCTGGTTGGCGGCCTTCACCAGCTGCCCGGCGCCGACGGGACCGACGTGGACCGACGTCGCGGCCACCGCGTCGAGCACCGTGGCGGCCCGCCGCACCGCGTCCTCGTCGCCGCCCATCATGACCGCGAGTGCGCCGGCGATGGCCCCGGCCTCCCCGCCGCTGACCGGTGCGTCCACGAACGCGATGTCCTTCTCGGCCAACCGTGCGCCGATCGCGACGGCGGCGTCCGGAGAGATTGTGCTGCAGTCGATCACCAGCGATCCCGGCCGCAGCGTGGTGGTCACCCCGGCGGGCCCGAACAGCACTTCCTCGACCTCCGGAGAGTCGGGGAGCATGGTGATGACGACATCTGCCTTCTCCCCGACATGCGCCGGGCTCGTGGCGCCGACGGCGCCCCGCGCCTCCAGTTCGTCGACCTTGGCGCGGGAGCGGTTGAAGACCACGACGTGGTGGCCGGCGTCGACGAGATGGCCGGCCATGGGCTTGCCCATCACACCGAGGCCGATGAATCCGACGTTCATGAGCAGTCCTCCTCAGTAGCCCAGCGACAGGTCGACGACGTTGCGGAATTCGCGCCCGGCGACGAGCCGTTGCAGGTTGTCGACGAACACGTCCACCTGGCGGTCGCCGAGCAGCTGAGATGCGTGCGAATCGTGTGGGAAGACCATGGCTCCCGGCGCTTTCCACAGCGGGTCGTCGGCCGGCAGCGGCTCGGTGACGTGGCAGTCGATGAGCGCCCCGGACAGATGCCCCCGTTCGAGCGCATCGGTGAGCGCGTCGGCGTCATGGATGGCACCGCGAGCGACGTTGGCCACCCACCCGCCGGGCTTCAACGCCGCCAACGCTTTCGCGTCGATCAGTCCGCGGGTGGCCGGCGTCAGCGGCGCCGCGATCACCAGGTAGTCCGATTCGGCGAGCACGTCGTGCAGCTGTGCGGTGGGGACCGTCTCGTCGAATCCCTCGACTGCGTTGCCGCGCCGGTTGACGCCGATCGTCCGGATACCCAGCACGCCGGCGATCGTCGCCGTCCTGGCCCCGATGTTGCCGGTTCCGAGCACGGTCATGGTGGTGCCCGCCAGTTCACGCGCGGGAAGTTCCTTCCACTCCCGCGCGGCCTGGTTGCTCCAGCGTTCCCGCAGCATCTTCGCCTGTGCCAGGATGCCGGCGATCACGGTCTCGGCGATGGCGTTGGCCGCCA
Protein-coding sequences here:
- a CDS encoding NAD(P)-dependent oxidoreductase, whose amino-acid sequence is MNVGFIGLGVMGKPMAGHLVDAGHHVVVFNRSRAKVDELEARGAVGATSPAHVGEKADVVITMLPDSPEVEEVLFGPAGVTTTLRPGSLVIDCSTISPDAAVAIGARLAEKDIAFVDAPVSGGEAGAIAGALAVMMGGDEDAVRRAATVLDAVAATSVHVGPVGAGQLVKAANQMLVAGNIALVGEAVTLLQRTGVDVDAALAVLGGGLAASKVLEAKAPKMLARDFAPGFRIDLHYKDLKIALAAAEQARIAVPLTGIITQLVQALRSAGDGGLDHSALIKALERLSGADASGNRKEVESCQQH
- a CDS encoding ABC transporter permease; amino-acid sequence: MSTFMVAASTGRGRIALGVLGAVGALTAWFLVSANSGNAYFPPLSAVLEQAAEYWSTPEGLANIRASLTTLSAGLAIAVVVGVAAGLVIGQLPIVEKTVSPTLEFARAIPSTALIPFAMMLFGVSPEMKIFLIALGCVWPVLLSTADGARRLDSTMIASVRAFNITGLQRQWYVVLPAVLPRVLVGVRIAIPLSLILMVTSEMVGARTGLGFVITQAQATFQLLTMWSGILVLGILGFLMTFLYALAERRLLRWCDPRRSDTR
- a CDS encoding D-2-hydroxyacid dehydrogenase, producing MSLNVVVAGLPKAVQNAEDPDEGIWLTPEQKDRITAVADDVWLEHIPVSELNAGKAPQRPPHAIMVETSGSKKEIEIEQGILKMPGLQQLFNPDLKLLQSMSAGAEHLVNIMPEGVVLANASGVAANAIAETVIAGILAQAKMLRERWSNQAAREWKELPARELAGTTMTVLGTGNIGARTATIAGVLGIRTIGVNRRGNAVEGFDETVPTAQLHDVLAESDYLVIAAPLTPATRGLIDAKALAALKPGGWVANVARGAIHDADALTDALERGHLSGALIDCHVTEPLPADDPLWKAPGAMVFPHDSHASQLLGDRQVDVFVDNLQRLVAGREFRNVVDLSLGY
- a CDS encoding ABC transporter permease, with product MTAVTALSLPRPRRLPSVALDTHLWTAAFVVGLIVLQEVLTRTDILPAGYFPPATQIAAAFVGELGGPALGPALWSTASTWLLALCIAVVLGTVAGIGLGLLVPLEALLRPVIEFLRPVPSVALIPLVVLTIGTGSQSALFLAVFAAFWQVLVPAIAGVRAAHPVALETARSYHLTVWQRIRWIQLPSMLPYLATAIRLATSTTLILVVTAEIIIQMPGIGYEITMSRSAGDPARMYAYIAVSGLAGIVLNALMRRLENRVLSAQGLGESR
- a CDS encoding FAD-dependent oxidoreductase → MPTALICGGGVAGLSSALHLKQQGWKVQIFESDSELRTAGVGLNIWPNGVRVLDGLGLGAQFRSFAAAMDRWWALDSDGELTSDIDVSHWNELLGAPVTGARRRRLNAMLADALDPAEIQFNTTAVGYTQTDDTVTVHFEDGRSATGDVLLGADGIGSRIRNAMFGAPPAFTDEAIVRWRGVFETAQAGVPARVQADVYGARGHFGWIPIDATHAYWYGSVGGLSTFDEFRAVYDTWTNTPVPQIIASSEPESIIGREIGHYREHLPRWVDGRVALIGDAAHPMYPGMAQGANQALIDGQTLTHHLTVHGDVPTALQMFERERIPVANKMVDYSRLHFDYERTRKEYRSGQGNLQINRYLEFES
- a CDS encoding ABC transporter ATP-binding protein — translated: MLVVSSLEKTYPVKGGGFTAVAGMSFSVAEGELFSIVGPSGAGKTTLLRCVAGLDQPTSGSVTFNGQRVDGPPANFAVVFQDYARSLFPWITVAKNVELPLMKKGLDAAERRARVAQALDEVGLADAAHKKPFQLSGGMQQRVAIARAIAYRPAVLIMDEPFASVDAQTRADLEDLLLRVREETGTTILFVTHDVDESVYLSNRVAIVTRSPSCVAEIVDIDLPDRRDQIETKSLPEFAHLRAHVFSRIREMVRNDAALASI